One Nocardioides aromaticivorans genomic window carries:
- a CDS encoding zinc-dependent alcohol dehydrogenase translates to MVDALAYWVTEPGRGEIRSAALPEPGPDEVLVRALRSGISRGTESLVLAGRVPPSQHATMRAPFQEGEFPGPVKYGYLSVGVVERGPEDLLGRTVFCLHPHQTAYVVPAAAVVPVPDGVPAGRAVLAGTVETALNALWDAPPLLGDHVTVVGAGLVGCCVARLVARVPGATVTLVDTDPTRAAVAAALGAGFAGPDEEPGRSDLVVHASATEAGLRRALELVEPEGTVLDLSWYGDRPVAVPLGEAFHSGRLTLRSSQVGAVAPARRGSRTHRDRLALALELLRDPAFDALLTGSSPFAELPGVMARIASGDLPGLCHSIDYSDHGQED, encoded by the coding sequence GTGGTCGACGCGCTGGCCTACTGGGTCACGGAGCCGGGACGGGGTGAGATCCGCTCGGCCGCGCTGCCCGAGCCGGGGCCGGACGAGGTGCTGGTGCGCGCGCTGCGCTCCGGGATCAGTCGCGGCACCGAGTCGCTGGTCCTCGCCGGCCGGGTCCCGCCCAGCCAGCACGCCACGATGCGCGCGCCCTTCCAGGAGGGTGAGTTCCCGGGGCCGGTCAAGTACGGCTACCTCAGCGTCGGCGTGGTCGAGCGTGGGCCCGAGGACCTGCTCGGGCGGACCGTCTTCTGCCTCCACCCCCACCAGACGGCCTATGTCGTGCCGGCTGCCGCGGTCGTGCCCGTGCCCGACGGCGTCCCCGCCGGGCGTGCGGTGCTCGCCGGCACGGTCGAGACGGCGCTCAACGCGCTGTGGGACGCCCCGCCGCTGCTGGGCGACCACGTGACCGTGGTCGGTGCCGGGCTGGTCGGGTGCTGCGTCGCCCGGCTGGTGGCGCGCGTGCCCGGCGCGACGGTGACGCTCGTCGACACCGACCCGACCCGTGCCGCGGTCGCCGCCGCCCTCGGTGCCGGCTTCGCCGGGCCGGACGAGGAGCCCGGGCGCAGCGACCTCGTGGTGCACGCCAGCGCGACCGAGGCCGGGCTGCGCCGGGCCCTCGAGCTCGTCGAGCCGGAGGGGACGGTGCTGGACCTGTCCTGGTACGGCGACCGGCCGGTCGCCGTACCGCTGGGGGAGGCGTTCCACTCCGGGCGGCTCACACTGCGCAGCAGCCAGGTCGGGGCGGTGGCCCCGGCCCGGAGGGGCTCGCGCACCCACCGCGACCGGCTCGCGCTGGCCCTCGAGCTGCTCCGCGACCCGGCCTTCGACGCGCTGCTGACCGGCTCGTCGCCGTTCGCGGAGCTGCCCGGGGTGATGGCGCGGATCGCGTCCGGCGACCTGCCGGGGCTGTGCCACTCGATCGACTACTCCGACCACGGCCAGGAGGACTGA
- a CDS encoding anti-sigma factor family protein, which produces MSCSYAHLDGVYVLGAMAAGERADYERHLSGCDECTRALRDLAGIPGLLGRVEADVVEQLGPAEPVPPTLLPSMVAEARRSRGRRRVLRAVVGTAAAVLLAFVALGIGTTIGDDSPPTTPGAADPELAAAQRMAPLGTESSGWVSLTGRRWGTRIDLTCTYEGPLSGEETYVLVVRAADGRSEQVGTWRTEPGEEVHVTMATALAPAEIATVEVQTANGYSVLRLDE; this is translated from the coding sequence ATGAGCTGCTCGTACGCCCACTTGGACGGGGTCTACGTCCTCGGCGCGATGGCGGCGGGGGAGCGGGCCGACTACGAGCGCCACCTGTCCGGCTGCGACGAGTGCACCCGTGCGCTGCGCGACCTCGCCGGCATCCCGGGACTGCTGGGCCGGGTGGAGGCCGACGTCGTCGAGCAGCTCGGCCCGGCCGAGCCGGTGCCGCCGACGCTGCTGCCGTCGATGGTGGCCGAGGCCCGCCGCTCGCGCGGCCGGCGCCGCGTCCTGAGGGCCGTCGTCGGGACGGCGGCCGCGGTCCTGCTCGCGTTCGTCGCGCTCGGCATCGGTACGACGATCGGCGACGACTCCCCGCCGACCACCCCCGGGGCGGCCGACCCCGAGCTGGCCGCCGCGCAGCGGATGGCGCCGCTCGGCACGGAGTCGTCGGGCTGGGTCTCCCTGACCGGGCGCCGGTGGGGGACCCGGATCGACCTGACCTGCACCTACGAGGGCCCGCTCAGCGGTGAGGAGACCTACGTCCTCGTCGTGCGCGCGGCCGACGGCCGCAGCGAGCAGGTCGGCACCTGGCGGACCGAGCCGGGCGAGGAGGTCCACGTCACGATGGCCACCGCGCTGGCGCCCGCCGAGATCGCCACGGTCGAGGTGCAGACCGCGAACGGCTACTCGGTGCTCCGCCTCGACGAGTGA
- a CDS encoding CDP-alcohol phosphatidyltransferase family protein — protein sequence MTAVRAVLALGVAALTLRGLVTPLDERWTAVLVGTSAVALVLDAVDGYVARRTGTVSASGARFDMETDAFLIAVLSVHVAPLLGWWVLAIGAMRYAYVLAAHAWPWLRRPTPPRYWAKVVAAVQGIVLTVASATLLPDPTARSLLAVALLLLVESFGHDVVWQWRHRYDAKDAPLPAGTTGPTPRMLTLAAVAVLWVTLAPPRVVDGVTPGDFARIPVEGVALAALAIVLPRRGRRAAAVVVGVVVTALAVLRALGLGFDLYLGRSFHVLGDWSYLPKGAEVVRDTEGMPVAVLAVVGVVAVVGVLAAVLTWSAARVARTAAEQPRPTARTLVALGTAWLLCAAVGGPVGGVAAAGSAGLVVDTVDQVRADHRDTGVFARELRSDAFAGTPGDQLLRGLRGKDVLLVWFESYGRVALEGSWFAPSVVDVLEEGDRELSAAGYRSRSAFLTSPTFGAGSWLAHGTFQSGAWADGERRYGQLLDSDRLSLTRAFSAAGWRTVFDVPANTRDWPEGAAYYGFDQLYDSRNVGYRGPEFGYASMPDQYTLDHLRRTELTPGPRPRVFAEVDLVSSHHPWAPVPELVPWSEVGDGSVYDGIPDRGGEAVDGHRDPGGAQRNYAASVRYTWRTLISFLMTYPDPDRVVIVVGDHQPHSFVTGRDAGRDVPISVIAQDPDVLRRIDGWGWQAGVLPGPDAPVARMDTMRDRILTAFGPGR from the coding sequence GTGACCGCGGTGCGCGCGGTGCTGGCGCTCGGGGTGGCCGCGCTGACCCTGCGCGGGCTCGTCACGCCGCTGGACGAGCGGTGGACGGCGGTGCTGGTGGGCACCAGCGCCGTGGCGCTGGTGCTGGACGCGGTGGACGGGTACGTCGCGCGTCGTACCGGCACCGTGAGCGCCTCCGGTGCGCGCTTCGACATGGAGACCGACGCCTTCCTGATCGCCGTCCTGAGCGTGCACGTGGCTCCCCTGCTCGGCTGGTGGGTGCTGGCGATCGGAGCGATGCGCTACGCCTACGTCCTCGCCGCCCACGCCTGGCCGTGGCTGCGCCGGCCCACCCCGCCGCGCTACTGGGCGAAGGTGGTCGCCGCCGTGCAGGGCATCGTGCTGACCGTCGCCTCGGCGACCCTCCTCCCCGACCCGACGGCCCGCTCCCTGCTGGCGGTCGCGCTGCTCCTCCTCGTCGAGTCCTTCGGCCACGACGTCGTGTGGCAGTGGCGGCACCGGTACGACGCCAAGGACGCGCCGCTGCCGGCCGGCACCACCGGCCCGACGCCCCGGATGCTCACCCTGGCGGCGGTCGCCGTCCTCTGGGTCACCCTGGCCCCGCCCCGGGTCGTCGACGGGGTCACGCCCGGCGACTTCGCCCGGATCCCCGTCGAGGGCGTCGCGCTGGCCGCGCTCGCGATCGTGCTGCCGCGCCGCGGGCGGCGGGCAGCGGCGGTGGTGGTCGGCGTGGTCGTGACCGCGCTGGCCGTGCTCCGCGCGCTCGGGCTGGGCTTCGACCTCTACCTGGGCCGCTCCTTCCACGTGCTCGGCGACTGGTCCTACCTGCCGAAGGGCGCCGAGGTCGTCCGCGACACCGAGGGCATGCCCGTCGCCGTCCTCGCGGTCGTCGGCGTGGTGGCGGTCGTCGGGGTGCTGGCCGCGGTGCTGACCTGGTCGGCTGCCCGGGTCGCGCGGACGGCCGCCGAGCAACCGCGCCCGACCGCGCGCACGCTGGTCGCGCTCGGCACCGCGTGGCTCCTCTGCGCGGCCGTCGGCGGCCCGGTCGGCGGCGTCGCCGCGGCCGGCTCGGCGGGGCTCGTCGTCGACACCGTCGACCAGGTGCGCGCCGACCACCGCGACACCGGGGTGTTCGCGCGGGAGCTGCGCTCCGACGCCTTCGCCGGCACGCCCGGCGACCAGCTGCTGCGCGGCCTGCGTGGCAAGGACGTGCTGCTGGTGTGGTTCGAGAGCTACGGCCGGGTGGCCCTGGAGGGCAGCTGGTTCGCGCCGTCGGTCGTCGACGTCCTCGAGGAGGGCGACCGCGAGCTGTCCGCCGCCGGCTACCGGTCCCGCAGCGCCTTCCTCACCTCCCCCACCTTCGGCGCGGGCAGCTGGCTCGCCCACGGCACCTTCCAGTCGGGCGCGTGGGCCGACGGCGAGCGCCGCTACGGCCAGCTCCTCGACAGCGACCGGCTCAGCCTGACCCGCGCGTTCTCGGCCGCGGGCTGGCGCACCGTCTTCGACGTCCCGGCCAACACCCGCGACTGGCCCGAGGGAGCGGCGTACTACGGCTTCGACCAGCTGTACGACTCCCGCAACGTCGGCTACCGCGGGCCGGAGTTCGGCTACGCCTCGATGCCCGACCAGTACACCCTCGACCACCTCCGGCGCACCGAGCTCACCCCCGGGCCGCGCCCGCGCGTCTTCGCCGAGGTCGACCTCGTCTCCAGCCACCACCCGTGGGCGCCGGTGCCAGAGCTGGTGCCGTGGTCGGAGGTCGGCGACGGCTCCGTGTACGACGGCATACCCGACCGCGGCGGGGAGGCGGTCGACGGCCACCGGGACCCCGGGGGTGCGCAGCGCAACTACGCCGCCTCCGTCCGCTACACGTGGCGCACGCTGATCTCGTTCCTGATGACCTACCCGGACCCCGACCGGGTCGTGATCGTCGTCGGCGACCACCAGCCGCACTCCTTCGTCACCGGCCGCGACGCCGGGCGCGACGTGCCGATCTCGGTGATCGCGCAGGACCCCGACGTGCTCCGACGGATCGACGGCTGGGGGTGGCAGGCCGGCGTGCTGCCCGGGCCCGACGCGCCGGTGGCGCGGATGGACACGATGCGCGACCGGATCCTGACCGCCTTCGGGCCGGGACGCTGA
- a CDS encoding lysylphosphatidylglycerol synthase transmembrane domain-containing protein gives MAGAAVLAVLLLRVGPQPFLDGLARTDPRAIAYALVVTAATTACCARRWSLVAGGLGVGLPIGAAYRACYRAQVLNATLPGGVAGDVHRGYRHGRDAGALGRGLRSVVWDRASGQAVQVALAVACVPLLPHALRGWVLGVLAFVVLAAVVVLVAARREARAVLGGVWPEVVLLSALAAAGHLSVFVVAARTAGVTAPGADLAALALVVLLASAIPLGIAGWGPREGAAAAAFGAAGLGAGTGVEVAVVFGILSLVATLPGLLVLRSVPTTGPERAKGGRTWASTPTSS, from the coding sequence CTGGCGGGCGCTGCGGTGCTGGCCGTGCTGCTGCTGCGCGTGGGACCCCAGCCCTTCCTCGACGGGCTCGCCCGCACCGATCCCCGGGCGATCGCGTACGCCCTGGTCGTCACCGCCGCCACGACCGCCTGCTGCGCGCGTCGCTGGAGCCTGGTCGCGGGAGGACTGGGGGTCGGACTCCCGATCGGCGCGGCCTACCGGGCCTGCTACCGGGCGCAGGTGCTCAACGCGACCCTGCCCGGCGGGGTCGCCGGCGACGTCCACCGTGGGTACCGGCACGGCCGGGACGCCGGCGCGCTCGGCCGCGGGCTGCGCTCGGTCGTCTGGGACCGGGCGAGCGGTCAGGCGGTGCAGGTCGCGCTGGCCGTCGCGTGCGTCCCGTTGCTGCCGCACGCGCTGCGCGGGTGGGTGCTCGGGGTGCTGGCGTTCGTCGTGCTCGCCGCGGTGGTGGTGCTGGTCGCCGCCCGACGCGAGGCCCGCGCCGTGCTCGGTGGGGTCTGGCCGGAGGTGGTGCTGCTCTCGGCGCTCGCCGCCGCCGGCCACCTGTCCGTGTTCGTCGTCGCCGCACGGACGGCAGGCGTCACGGCACCCGGTGCGGACCTGGCCGCGCTCGCGCTGGTCGTGCTGCTGGCCTCCGCGATCCCGCTCGGCATCGCCGGGTGGGGGCCGCGTGAGGGTGCCGCCGCCGCGGCCTTCGGCGCCGCCGGCCTGGGGGCGGGCACCGGGGTGGAGGTCGCGGTCGTCTTCGGCATCCTGTCGCTGGTGGCGACCCTGCCCGGCCTGCTGGTCCTGCGGAGCGTGCCGACGACCGGCCCGGAGCGGGCGAAGGGAGGTCGGACATGGGCGAGCACCCCTACATCCTCCTGA
- a CDS encoding sigma-70 family RNA polymerase sigma factor yields MDEDPATAMQVLYDDHASALWGFCLHLTANDRARAEDVAQETMLRAWRNAAVLTESRGSVRSWLFTVARNIVIDEWRSRRGMREFATADPPFDEAGDDRTDELLLSWVVADALRQLSPEHRAVLVECYYRGRSVAEAARRLDIPEGTVKSRTHYALRALRLILEETGVAS; encoded by the coding sequence ATGGACGAGGACCCGGCCACGGCGATGCAGGTGCTGTACGACGACCATGCGTCGGCCCTGTGGGGCTTCTGCCTGCACCTCACCGCCAACGACCGGGCCCGGGCGGAGGACGTCGCTCAGGAGACGATGCTCCGTGCGTGGCGCAACGCCGCGGTGCTGACCGAGAGCCGCGGCTCGGTGCGCTCGTGGCTGTTCACGGTCGCACGCAACATCGTGATCGACGAGTGGCGCTCCCGGCGCGGGATGCGCGAGTTCGCGACGGCGGACCCGCCGTTCGACGAGGCCGGTGACGACCGGACCGACGAGCTGCTGCTGTCGTGGGTGGTCGCCGACGCGCTGCGCCAGCTCTCGCCGGAGCACCGTGCGGTGCTCGTCGAGTGCTACTACCGCGGTCGCTCGGTGGCCGAGGCCGCCCGCCGTCTCGACATCCCGGAAGGAACCGTGAAGTCCCGCACCCACTACGCGCTGCGCGCCCTGCGGCTGATCCTCGAGGAGACGGGGGTGGCGTCATGA
- a CDS encoding RibD family protein — translation MGEHPYILLSCCISLDGYLDSAGGERLLLSNDADFDRVDAVRAGCDAILVGAGTVRRDDPRLLVRSEERRRRRVAEGRPEGPTKVTLSSGGDLSPEARFFTAGDGEKLVYCPDATVPGLESRVGSQAKVVGLGAEVRMADLVADLGSRGVRRLMVEGGGTVHTQFLSAGLADELQLVVAPFFVGDSRAPRFVGDGGFPWHAGRRASLVETRAIGDVALLRYALSERFPG, via the coding sequence ATGGGCGAGCACCCCTACATCCTCCTGAGCTGCTGCATCTCCCTCGACGGCTACCTCGACAGCGCCGGCGGCGAGCGGCTGCTGCTCTCGAACGACGCCGACTTCGACCGCGTCGACGCGGTGCGGGCCGGCTGTGACGCGATCCTCGTCGGTGCGGGCACGGTCCGCAGGGACGACCCGCGGCTGCTGGTCCGCTCGGAGGAGCGGCGCCGGCGACGTGTCGCGGAGGGACGGCCCGAGGGGCCCACGAAGGTGACGCTGAGCTCGGGCGGCGACCTGTCCCCGGAGGCGCGCTTCTTCACCGCCGGCGACGGCGAGAAGCTCGTGTACTGCCCCGACGCCACGGTGCCCGGGCTCGAGAGCCGGGTCGGCTCGCAGGCCAAGGTGGTCGGGCTCGGCGCCGAGGTGCGGATGGCCGACCTGGTCGCCGACCTCGGCTCGCGGGGCGTGCGTCGGCTGATGGTCGAGGGCGGCGGGACCGTGCACACCCAGTTCCTGTCGGCGGGCCTCGCCGACGAGCTGCAGCTCGTCGTGGCGCCCTTCTTCGTGGGCGACTCCCGCGCGCCCCGGTTCGTCGGCGACGGCGGCTTCCCGTGGCACGCGGGGCGACGGGCGAGCCTGGTGGAGACGCGCGCGATCGGTGACGTGGCGCTGCTGCGCTACGCGCTGTCGGAGCGGTTCCCGGGCTGA
- a CDS encoding exodeoxyribonuclease III — protein sequence MRLATWNVNSLRTRIDRVEAFLDRHDIDVLALQETKAREEQLPLMGLQARGYEVAAHGLNQWNGVALISRVGLDDVTVGFPEQPGFGEALEVEARALAATCGGVRVWSLYVPNGRKPDDPHYVYKLDWLARLRAAADSWLDVPTALVGDWNICPTDDDVFDVAQFKNSTHVTPAERAAFQAFLDGGWSEVTRSFAPGYTYWDYYRQRFERDRGLKIDFVLGSAPFAERVTGAFIDREERDPTVYAGAPSDHAPVVVDLAD from the coding sequence GTGCGACTGGCCACCTGGAACGTCAACTCCCTCCGCACGCGGATCGACCGCGTCGAGGCCTTCCTCGACCGGCACGACATCGACGTGCTCGCGCTGCAGGAGACCAAGGCCCGCGAGGAGCAGCTGCCGCTGATGGGCCTGCAGGCCCGCGGCTACGAGGTCGCCGCCCACGGCCTCAACCAGTGGAACGGCGTCGCCCTGATCAGCCGGGTCGGCCTCGACGACGTCACCGTCGGCTTCCCCGAGCAGCCCGGCTTCGGCGAGGCGCTGGAGGTCGAGGCGCGGGCGCTGGCCGCGACGTGCGGCGGCGTAAGGGTCTGGAGCCTGTACGTCCCCAACGGCCGCAAGCCCGACGACCCGCACTACGTCTACAAGCTCGACTGGCTGGCCCGGCTGCGCGCCGCCGCGGACTCGTGGCTGGACGTCCCGACCGCGCTGGTCGGCGACTGGAACATCTGCCCCACCGACGACGACGTCTTCGACGTGGCCCAGTTCAAGAACTCCACCCACGTCACCCCCGCCGAGCGCGCCGCCTTCCAGGCGTTCCTCGACGGCGGCTGGTCCGAGGTCACGCGCAGCTTTGCGCCCGGGTACACCTACTGGGACTACTACCGCCAGCGCTTCGAGCGCGACCGCGGCCTGAAGATCGACTTCGTCCTCGGCTCCGCGCCGTTCGCCGAGCGGGTCACCGGGGCGTTCATCGACCGCGAG
- a CDS encoding oxygenase MpaB family protein: MLGVQTRKQMLPKYEPMADYGFLGPDSVSWKVWSHPTSYVLGFARAVTIEHFDPNLAAAVVQSGGVKYRPSTRYGRTLRYFAMQLFGGAEQTARAADVLVKVHSKAVGHDPVTGSTYDANSASSQLWIHVTAWHSILKCYEMFGPGRLTPAEEDQFWAECAEIAKLQTIDPAEVPANRAEVHRYFEEWRPRLAASEAAQDMIHFIMPLSVALPPSMPGWQKKALAPAMWLMSKGVISTYPRYMRDMANLRQGRVLDLVARVGNKALHAFFERSMNARLALFDLLAPQAVEIAAPAILGIPPRTPRVWGVREAQEHFGFAIPAEAHHDIREKQRDRVFNQGVKPSDEGLVESEQHIGTMQTA, translated from the coding sequence ATGCTGGGTGTCCAGACCCGCAAGCAGATGCTCCCGAAGTACGAGCCGATGGCCGACTACGGCTTCCTCGGCCCCGACTCCGTCTCGTGGAAGGTGTGGTCGCACCCGACGTCGTACGTGCTCGGCTTCGCGCGCGCCGTCACGATCGAGCACTTCGACCCCAACCTGGCGGCCGCGGTCGTGCAGTCCGGCGGTGTGAAGTACCGGCCCTCGACCCGCTACGGCCGCACCCTGCGCTACTTCGCGATGCAGCTCTTCGGCGGCGCCGAGCAGACCGCGAGGGCCGCCGACGTGCTGGTCAAGGTGCACTCGAAGGCGGTCGGCCACGACCCCGTCACCGGCAGCACGTACGACGCCAACAGCGCCTCGTCGCAGCTGTGGATCCACGTCACGGCGTGGCACTCCATCCTCAAGTGCTACGAGATGTTCGGCCCCGGCAGGCTCACGCCCGCCGAGGAGGACCAGTTCTGGGCGGAGTGCGCCGAGATCGCGAAGCTGCAGACGATCGACCCGGCGGAGGTGCCGGCCAACCGTGCCGAGGTGCACCGCTACTTCGAGGAGTGGCGCCCGCGGCTGGCCGCGTCCGAGGCCGCGCAGGACATGATCCACTTCATCATGCCGTTGTCGGTCGCGCTGCCGCCGAGCATGCCGGGCTGGCAGAAGAAGGCGCTCGCCCCGGCCATGTGGCTGATGAGCAAGGGCGTCATCTCGACGTACCCGCGGTACATGCGCGACATGGCCAACCTGCGCCAGGGGCGCGTGCTCGACCTGGTCGCCCGGGTCGGCAACAAGGCGCTGCACGCGTTCTTCGAGCGCTCGATGAACGCGCGCCTCGCGCTCTTCGACCTGCTGGCCCCGCAGGCCGTCGAGATCGCCGCCCCCGCCATCCTCGGGATCCCGCCGAGGACCCCGCGGGTCTGGGGCGTGCGCGAGGCGCAGGAGCACTTCGGCTTCGCGATCCCGGCCGAGGCGCACCACGACATCCGCGAGAAGCAGCGCGACCGCGTGTTCAACCAGGGCGTGAAGCCGTCCGACGAGGGCCTGGTCGAGTCCGAACAGCACATCGGGACGATGCAGACCGCCTGA
- a CDS encoding TetR/AcrR family transcriptional regulator, which yields MNDVTPAPKRRYAKRLPVEKRREHLLDAALRVLVRDGYDRVTIEAIAREADVTRPVVYAAYDGLEPLLHALLDRTQRRALASALQLMPARTFEGDVDDWVLTAAGGLIDAVQHEPDVWRPVLGLTQNAPAIVRDRIDSTRELIRGYVADALQVGLERRGGPDVDVDVLAHLVMITAEHFGRLVLDQPERYDKERLVGALEGLLSATLPQP from the coding sequence GTGAACGACGTCACGCCGGCTCCCAAGCGGCGCTACGCGAAGCGGCTCCCCGTGGAGAAGCGACGCGAGCACCTGCTCGACGCCGCGCTGCGCGTGCTGGTCCGCGACGGCTACGACCGGGTCACCATCGAGGCGATCGCCCGGGAGGCCGACGTGACGCGGCCCGTCGTCTACGCGGCGTACGACGGCCTGGAGCCCCTGCTCCACGCCCTCCTCGACCGTACGCAACGCCGAGCGCTGGCCTCGGCCCTGCAGCTGATGCCGGCGCGCACCTTCGAAGGAGACGTCGACGACTGGGTCCTGACGGCCGCCGGCGGGCTGATCGACGCCGTGCAGCACGAACCCGACGTGTGGCGCCCGGTCCTCGGCCTGACCCAGAACGCACCGGCGATCGTGCGGGACCGGATCGACTCGACCCGCGAGCTGATCCGCGGCTACGTCGCCGACGCGCTCCAGGTCGGCCTCGAGCGGCGCGGCGGCCCGGACGTCGACGTCGACGTGCTCGCGCACCTGGTGATGATCACGGCCGAGCACTTCGGGCGGCTGGTGCTCGACCAGCCCGAGCGCTACGACAAGGAGCGCCTCGTCGGCGCGCTCGAGGGCCTGCTGAGCGCCACGCTCCCCCAGCCCTGA
- a CDS encoding 6-pyruvoyl trahydropterin synthase family protein — translation MFRVTVRDHIMVAHSLQGEVFGPAQRLHGATFVVDATFAGPELDADGILVDIGRATEVLHEVLGRLHYRNLDDERADDEVGLAGQNTSTEVLARWVADRLADRASAGDLGPGGRALTGIQVTLHESHVAWASYERSL, via the coding sequence ATGTTCCGGGTGACCGTCCGCGACCACATCATGGTGGCGCACAGCCTGCAGGGGGAGGTGTTCGGACCGGCCCAACGGCTGCACGGCGCGACCTTCGTCGTCGACGCGACCTTCGCCGGGCCGGAGCTCGACGCCGACGGCATCCTCGTCGACATCGGCCGCGCCACGGAGGTCCTCCACGAGGTGCTCGGCCGCCTCCACTACCGCAACCTCGACGACGAGCGGGCGGACGACGAGGTCGGCCTCGCCGGGCAGAACACCTCGACGGAGGTGCTCGCGCGCTGGGTGGCCGACCGGCTCGCCGACCGCGCCTCTGCCGGTGACCTCGGTCCGGGCGGGAGGGCCCTGACCGGCATCCAGGTCACCCTGCACGAGTCGCACGTCGCGTGGGCCAGCTACGAGCGGTCCCTGTGA
- a CDS encoding glycosyltransferase family 4 protein, which yields MTLHLLVPAGIDDPQRPSGGNVYDRRLASALVARGWTVREHRVGDDGPGRALAGLPDDALVLVDGLVASTTRALLAERDRLRLVVLLHMPGSGPFEPDVLVAARAVVTTSAWSRRWVLDHTEVPPDRVHVAVPGVDPRPLAAGSPAGGRLLTVGPVTPAKGYDDLLAALADLRDLEWRCRWVGALDLAPSFVDALVERAGTLGIADRLELTGPLAPAALDAVRADSDLVVAPSRRESWGMALAEGLACGLPAVATDVGGHPEALGTAPDGSLPGALVPLDRPAALAGALRGWLTDAALRHHWRSAAAERRGQLPGWGRTAACVAGVLNRIGPGVVHVGEG from the coding sequence GTGACCCTGCACCTCCTCGTGCCCGCCGGCATCGACGACCCGCAGCGACCCAGCGGCGGGAACGTCTACGACCGCCGGCTCGCCTCCGCGCTGGTCGCGCGGGGGTGGACGGTGCGCGAGCACCGGGTCGGCGACGACGGGCCGGGCCGGGCGCTCGCCGGGCTGCCGGACGATGCCCTCGTGCTGGTCGACGGCCTGGTCGCGTCGACGACTCGGGCCCTGCTGGCGGAGCGCGACCGGCTGCGCCTCGTGGTCCTGCTGCACATGCCCGGGTCGGGGCCCTTCGAGCCGGACGTGCTCGTCGCGGCGCGGGCCGTGGTGACGACGAGCGCGTGGTCGCGCCGCTGGGTGCTCGACCACACCGAGGTGCCGCCCGACCGGGTGCACGTGGCGGTCCCCGGCGTCGACCCGCGACCGCTCGCGGCCGGGTCCCCGGCCGGCGGCCGGCTCCTCACCGTCGGCCCGGTCACCCCCGCCAAGGGGTACGACGACCTGCTGGCCGCGCTCGCCGACCTCCGCGACCTCGAGTGGCGGTGCCGGTGGGTGGGCGCGCTCGACCTGGCGCCGTCGTTCGTCGACGCGTTGGTCGAGCGGGCCGGCACGCTGGGGATCGCCGACCGCCTCGAGCTGACCGGGCCGCTCGCGCCCGCCGCCCTCGACGCGGTCCGGGCGGACAGCGACCTGGTGGTGGCCCCGTCGAGACGGGAGTCCTGGGGCATGGCGCTCGCCGAGGGCCTCGCGTGCGGTCTCCCCGCGGTCGCCACCGACGTCGGCGGGCACCCCGAGGCGCTCGGCACCGCCCCCGACGGGAGCCTGCCCGGCGCGCTGGTCCCGCTCGACCGGCCGGCCGCGTTGGCGGGCGCCCTGCGCGGCTGGCTCACCGACGCCGCCCTGCGGCACCACTGGCGATCGGCCGCGGCCGAGCGGCGCGGGCAGCTGCCGGGCTGGGGCCGCACCGCGGCGTGCGTGGCGGGCGTGCTGAACCGGATCGGGCCCGGCGTCGTACACGTGGGTGAGGGGTAG